The following proteins are co-located in the Dromiciops gliroides isolate mDroGli1 chromosome 2, mDroGli1.pri, whole genome shotgun sequence genome:
- the LOC122739277 gene encoding E3 ubiquitin-protein ligase NEURL3-like, which yields MMGSTFSHSAEYLEQKKSYEPLYFHSKARGSQILLNDCYSRAERLSTFHDGIVFTNRPVQPCERVTLRILKMEDGWNGGLRVGFSCLNPSNINPFSLPPFICPDLVAQSPTWAAVLPDRFIKVGDIIHFWVNKSGKVFLRTNELQKFLLFDKVTVSSPLWAVMDVYGTTKAVELLTPVSKPFCLKLGTQMFRDEPHEFRFCSPASDEEECCVCLHHAKNTWLLPCGHTILCYCCAKRLFRDTAKCPMCRCKIEQFYLQNQSTPADTPQTLPQCGPGCFEAGAARSVYL from the exons AATACCTTGAGCAGAAGAAGTCCTATGAGCCCCTCTATTTCCATTCCAAGGCCAGGGGCAGCCAGATCCTGCTGAATGACTGCTACTCTAGGGCAGAGAGGCTCTCCACCTTTCATGATGGCATTGTCTTTACCAACCGACCTGTCCAGCCTTGTGAAAGAGTAACCCTCAGGATCCTGaagatggaggatggatggaatGGTGGGCTCCGAGTAGGGTTCAGCTGCCTGAACCCCTCAAATATCAACCCCTTTAGCCTGCCCCCTTTCATCTGTCCTGACTTAGTAGCCCAGTCTCCCACTTGGGCAGCCGTCCTGCCCGATCGGTTCATTAAGGTTGGTGATATCATCCACTTCTGGGTGAATAAGTCTGGAAAAGTCTTCTTGAGGACCAATGAGCTCCAAAAGTTTCTGTTATTTGACAAAGTGACTGTGAGCTCTCCTCTATGGGCTGTGATGGATGTCTACGGAACTACAAAAGCGGTCGAACTGCTCA cTCCTGTGAGTAAGCCTTTTTGTCTCAAACTTGGGACACAGATGTTCAGGGATGAACCTCATG AGTTTCGTTTCTGCTCCCCAGCAAGTGATGAAGAAGAGTGTTGTGTCTGTTTGCACCATGCCAAGAACACCTGGCTTCTTCCTTGTGGCCACACCATCCTCTGCTATTGCTGTGCCAAGAGGCTCTTCAGAGACACTGCCAAGTGCCCCATGTGCCGCTGTAAGATTGAGCAATTCTATCTACAGAATCAATCCACTCCAGCAGATACTCCACAGACACTCCCACAGTGTGGTCCAGGCTGTTTTGAAGCAGGAGCAGCAAGATCAGTTTACCTCTGA
- the LOC122742514 gene encoding LOW QUALITY PROTEIN: smad nuclear-interacting protein 1-like (The sequence of the model RefSeq protein was modified relative to this genomic sequence to represent the inferred CDS: inserted 2 bases in 1 codon; deleted 2 bases in 2 codons): MEAKAERERRHQLQLREDEDEPGKTRPDLSLAKREPRSPTPAPCSQGHSAGGPSGSSGRPSRTPAARGAHASGNRAHSCRGSATKRETESFERSRRSPPSKRSRRHVHPAVKRERERENHPPRGRGERSPRLQGSXGARARHLSPPQQSKATRQRPRAGRHRDAQNLREQAAEREFYNSLRGHRQQPDQKKDGGGSSDGEQQMVWQSAEGHGKGKDPPSKEKPSSELSGALLEDANTFRGVVIKYSEPPEARVPKKCWRLYPFKNDKALPVMHIHRQSAYLLGRQRRIADISIDHPSCSKQHAVFQYRLVEYTRADGTAGRRVRPYIIDLGSANGTFLNNQPIESQRYYELKEKDVLKFGFSSREYVLLHDSSDSSEVDGREDEGEEEMSDT; the protein is encoded by the exons ATGGAGGCTAAGGCAGAGCGGGAGAGGAGGCATCAGCTACAGCTTCGAGAAGACGAGGATGAGCCGGGAAAAACGAGGCCGGATCTGTCCTTGGCGAAGCGAGAGCCGCGCAGCCCGACGCCCGCGCCCTGCTCTCAGGGGCACAGCGCCGGGGGCCCGAGCGGCTCCTCCGGAAGGCCGAGCCGGACCCCGGCAGCCCGCGGCGCCCACGCCTCAGGGAACCGTGCGCACAGCTGCAGAGGCTCAGCAACCAAAAGGGAAACCGAGTCCTTTGAGAGAAGCCGCAGATCTCCTCCCAGTAAGAGAAGCCGCAGACATGTCCATCCTGCAGTCAAGCGGGAGCGGGAACGTGAAAACCATCCCccgagaggaaggggagaaaggtcACCCAGGCTGCAGGGAAG GGGGGCCCGGGCCCGACACCTCAGCCCTCCCCAGCAGAGCAAGGCCACCAGGCAGAGGCCTAGGGCTGGGCGCCACCGGGATGCCCAGAACCTACGGGAACAAGCAGCAGAAAGAGAGTTTTATAACTCTCTGCGCGGCCACCGCCAGCAGCCTGACCAGAAGAAAGATGGGGGTGGCAGCAGTGACGGGGAGCAGCAGATGGTCTGGCAGTCTGCTGAGGGGCACGGGAAGGGAAAAGACCCGCCCAGTAAGGAGAAGCCCAGCTCTGAGCTTTCA GGGGCACTGCTGGAGGATGCCAACACGTTCCGG GGGGTGGTGATCAAGTACAGTGAGCCTCCAGAGGCGCGGGTCCCAAAGAAATGCTGGCGCCTTTACCCCTTTAAGAATGACAAGGCCCTTCCAGTCATGCACATCCACAGACAGAGTGCTTATCTCCTGGGCAGACAAAGGCGAATTGCAGATATTTCCATCGACCACCCCTCCTGTTCCAAGCAGCATGCAGTATTTCAGTACCGCCTGGTAGAATACACTCGGGCTGATGGCACAGCTGGCCGCAGGGTAAGGCCCTACATCATCGACCTTGGCTCAGCGAATGGCACCTTCTTGAACAACCAGCCCATTGAGTCCCAGCGTTACTATGAGCTCAAGGAGAAGGATGTGCTCAAGTTTGGGTTCAGTAGCAGGGAATATGTACTGCTTCACGACTCCTCAGACTCCTCTGAGGTGGATGGAAGAGAagatgagggagaggaggaaatgtCTGACACCTAA
- the LOC122739278 gene encoding LOW QUALITY PROTEIN: smad nuclear-interacting protein 1-like (The sequence of the model RefSeq protein was modified relative to this genomic sequence to represent the inferred CDS: inserted 2 bases in 1 codon; deleted 2 bases in 2 codons), which produces MEAKAERERRHQLQLREDEDEPGKTRPDLSLAKREPRSPTPAPCSQGHSAGGPSGSSGRPSRTPAARGAHASGNRAHSCRGSATKRETESFERSRRSPPSKRSRRHVHPAVKRERERENHPPRGRGERSPRLQGSXGARARHLSPPQQSKATRQRPRAGRHRDAQNLREQAAEREFYNSLRGHRQQPDQKKDGGGSSDGEQQMVWQSAEGHGKGKDQPSKEKPSSELSGALLEDANTFRGVVIKYSEPPEARVPKKRWRLYPFKNDKALPVMHIHRQSAYLLGRQRRIADISIDHPSCSKQHAVFQYRLVEYTRADGTAGRRVRPYIIDLGSANGTFLNNQPMEPQRYYELKEKDVLKFGFSSRGYVLLHDSSEVDGREDEGEEEMSDT; this is translated from the exons ATGGAGGCTAAGGCAGAGCGGGAGAGGAGGCATCAGCTACAGCTTCGAGAAGACGAGGACGAGCCGGGAAAAACGAGGCCGGATCTGTCCTTGGCGAAGCGAGAGCCGCGCAGCCCGACGCCCGCGCCCTGCTCTCAGGGGCACAGCGCCGGGGGCCCGAGCGGCTCCTCCGGAAGGCCGAGCCGGACCCCGGCAGCCCGCGGCGCCCACGCCTCAGGGAACCGTGCGCACAGCTGCAGAGGCTCAGCAACCAAAAGGGAAACCGAGTCCTTTGAGAGAAGCCGCAGATCTCCTCCCAGTAAGAGAAGCCGCAGACATGTCCATCCTGCAGTCAAGCGGGAGCGGGAACGTGAAAACCATCCCccgagaggaaggggagaaaggtcACCCAGGCTGCAGGGAAG GGGGGCCCGGGCCCGACACCTCAGCCCTCCCCAGCAGAGCAAGGCCACCAGGCAGAGGCCTAGGGCTGGGCGCCACCGGGATGCCCAGAACCTACGGGAACAAGCAGCAGAAAGAGAGTTTTATAACTCTCTGCGCGGCCACCGCCAGCAGCCTGACCAGAAGAAAGATGGGGGTGGCAGCAGTGACGGGGAGCAGCAGATGGTCTGGCAGTCTGCTGAGGGGCACGGGAAGGGAAAAGACCAGCCCAGTAAGGAGAAGCCCAGCTCTGAGCTTTCA GGGGCACTGCTGGAGGATGCCAACACGTTCCGG GGGGTGGTGATCAAGTACAGTGAGCCTCCAGAGGCGCGGGTCCCAAAGAAACGCTGGCGCCTTTACCCCTTTAAGAATGACAAGGCCCTTCCAGTCATGCACATCCACAGACAGAGTGCTTATCTCCTGGGCAGACAAAGGCGAATTGCAGATATTTCCATCGACCACCCCTCCTGTTCCAAGCAGCATGCAGTATTTCAGTACCGCCTGGTAGAATACACTCGGGCTGATGGCACAGCTGGCCGCAGGGTAAGGCCCTACATCATCGACCTTGGCTCAGCGAATGGCACCTTCTTGAACAACCAACCCATGGAGCCCCAGCGTTACTATGAGCTCAAGGAGAAGGATGTGCTCAAGTTTGGGTTCAGTAGCAGGGGATATGTACTGCTTCACGACTCCTCTGAGGTGGATGGAAGAGAagatgagggagaggaggaaatgtCTGACACCTAA